In the Heterodontus francisci isolate sHetFra1 chromosome 6, sHetFra1.hap1, whole genome shotgun sequence genome, one interval contains:
- the LOC137371082 gene encoding uncharacterized protein, with product MGSWISSKKPDDIWIAVAGPNGAGKTSLINALQGDENGGASPDPNTALKIIKYTHPKHANVTFWEIPSNLSSTSLDPYDLLIIVSPLDTFASDCVKFAKEGQAKDKPCYFVRSKIGTDVQQYAPLISSINQLDMVLQDIASSVTNYLAQEGVQHPPIFLVSNTNPDIYQFPLFHSSIEEKIGELNKTKGLIKNSSRQSPSTERTEASGLDMAVFGDHWSGKSTLINALRGLQADDEAAAMTGMGDPDTKPVVYTFPKYPNVRIWELPEISANLQPEQYLKQVNGENYGLFIIVASEIFKAHHSQLSKILQNMGKVVLFVRTKLDGDLRAYKYRYNSKYNENKVVEEIRQFCIECLKKGGVQQAEVYLVSGFDLEKFDFWSLCSRIQNHPDVIKCEIFERVTKEEREEMNKAFESGGVPVIASKILLRLQSLDDVVVNIGITGEAGAGKSSLVNAMRGIPDDQHGAAPTGVTETTMVPTRYTHPIFTNVHIWDLPGLGTPNFQLEKYREQVGFDRYDFFIIVASERFKENHTKLAEWINERGARFYFVRSKVDSDIEASKIRRAAQLNQGQVLEQIREESLKYLEEQGVKSPQVFLVSILNFEEYDFRLLQKTLERELPKYRKQAFLRSIATTSSKIIEKEKNSLSTEIWKLALVSSVAAAAPILGIGIMCDVKILLKYLPIYYKRFGLDEESLERMSLEIEKPLEDLKAQIRSPQPRDINIQLLYKLLSNTAGMGFMAGEYFIRGIPVFGAVVSGGIAFTVTRKMLTSFVQNLAEDAERVLQWVIDSKIKQQNTDGGQD from the exons ATGGGTTCCTGGATCAGCTCGAAAAAACCGGACGACATATGGATTGCTGTGGCAGGGCCAAATGGTGCAGGCAAGACATCTCTGATCAATGCTTTGCAAGGTGATGAGAATGGGGGAGCCTCCCCAGATCCTAATACTGCCTTGAAGATCATCAAATACACTCACCCCAAACACGCAAATGTAACCTTCTGGGAGATTCCGTCCAACCTGAGTAGCACCAGCTTAGACCCCTACGACCTGCTCATCATTGTCTCCCCATTGGACACGTTTGCTTCTGATTGTGTGAAGTTTGCCAAGGAGGGCCAGGCTAAGGACAAGCCTTGTTACTTTGTCCGCAGCAAGATTGGCACTGATGTGCAACAATACGCACCCCTAATAAGCTCTATTAATCAACTTGATATGGTGCTTCAAGACATCGCCTCATCAGTTACTAATTATTTAGCACAGGAAGGTGTGCAACACCCACCCATATTCCTGGTGTCCAACACCAACCCTGATATCTATCAATTCCCCCTATTCCACAGCAGCATTGAAGAGAAGATTGGTGAACTCAACAA AACCAAGGGACTGATTAAAAACTCAAGCAGACAGTCTCCATCGACTGAGCGGACTGAAGCTTCAGGGTTGGATATGGCTGTCTTTGGGGATCACTGGTCTGGGAAATCGACCTTGATCAATGCACTGCGAGGTCTTCAAGCTGATGATGAGGCAGCAGCAATGACCGGGATGGGAGACCCAGACACAAAGCCCGTTGTCTACACTTTCCCCAAATATCCTAACGTCAGGATTTGGGAGCTCCCAGAGATCAGTGCAAACTTGCAACCAGAGCAGTACCTGAAGCAAGTGAATGGTGAAAATTATGGGCTCTTCATCATCGTGGCCTCTGAAATCTTCAAAGCTCACCACAGCCAACTCTCAAAGATTCTTCAGAACATGGGGAAGGTGGTTTTATTTGTTCGCACAAAGCTCGATGGCGATCTCCGAGCGTATAAATACCGTTATAATTCGAAATACAATGAAAACAAGGTCGTTGAGGAGATCAGACAGTTCTGTATTGAGTGCCTGAAGAAGGGAGGAGTTCAGCAAGCAGAGGTCTATCTTGTGAGCGGTTTTGATTTGGAGAAATTTGACTTCTGGTCACTTTGTTCAAGAATTCAAAATCATCCTGATGTGATCAA ATGTGAAATATTTGAGCGTGTTACTAAAGAAGAGCGGGAAGAAATGAACAAAGCTTTTGAATCAGGAGGAGTCCCTGTAATTGCCTCTAAGATATTATTACGCCTCCAGTCACTAGACGACGTGGTGGTCAATATTGGGATTACTGGGGAGGCGGGAGCTGGAAAATCCTCCCTGGTTAATGCAATGCGCGGTATCCCTGATGACCAACATGGAGCTGCTCCAACTGGAGTTACAGAAACCACAATGGTACCAACCAGGTACACACATCCAATATTCACTAACGTTCATATTTGGGATCTTCCAGGGTTGGGGACCCCTAATTTCCAATTGGAGAAATACAGGGAGCAGGTGGGCTTTGACAGGTATGACTTCTTCATCATTGTCGCCTCTGAACGCTTCAAAGAGAATCACACTAAGCTTGCTGAATGGATTAATGAAAGGGGCGCACGGTTCTACTTTGTCCGCTCAAAGGTTGACAGCGACATTGAGGCGTCTAAGATACGGCGTGCAGCACAGTTAAaccagggccaagtgctggaacagATCAGAGAGGAGTCACTGAAGTATTTGGAAGAGCAAGGTGTGAAATCTCCACAAGTCTTCCTGGTGTCCATCTTGAATTTTGAAGAATATGACTTTAGGCTGCTCCAAAAGACTTTGGAAAGGGAATTGCCCAAGTACAGGAAACAAGCGTTCCTGAGATCCATCGCCACAACCTCTTCAAAAATTATTGAGAAGGAAAAGAATTCTCTGAGCACGGAGATTTGGAAACTAGCTTTGGTATCATCTGTGGCAGCAGCAGCTCCCATTCTGGGAATAGGGATTATGTGTGATGTTAAAATATTGCTGAAGTATTTGCCCATTTACTACAAGCGCTTTGGGCTTGATGAGGAGTCTCTTGAAAGAATGTCTCTGGAGATTGAGAAGCCGTTGGAGGACTTGAAGGCTCAAATACGTTCACCCCAGCCGAGGGATATAAACATACAGCTTCTTTACAAGTTACTGTCCAATACTGCCGGAATGGGCTTCATGGCAGGGGAATATTTCATACGTGGTATCCCGGTTTTTGGTGCTGTTGTGTCTGGAGGAATTGCATTTACAGTCACACGGAAGATGCTCACCAGTTTCGTACAGAATCTGGCGGAAGATGCTGAGCGAGTCCTGCAGTGGGTGATCGACTCCAAGATCAAACAACAAAACACAGACGGTGGACAGGATTGA